In the Sarcophilus harrisii chromosome 1, mSarHar1.11, whole genome shotgun sequence genome, one interval contains:
- the ELP6 gene encoding elongator complex protein 6 — protein sequence MFPELNNLLNVSPEKPEQGTFTLLCNNKTDGSFLVHHFLSFYLKANCKVCFVALLQSFSHYNIVGQKLGVNLIAARDRGQLVFLEGLKSTVEILFGSEEQPNTLKFFRESDTDLKSLFELVHKALTPSGDGDAASWKFPVLLVDDLSVLLSLGVRAVAVLDFIQSCRATVCWQLKGNVVALVHDSDKTEDEENALLMNALGHQSSLILRAEGLLTGFCKDVHGQLKILWRGLQQPKAEQTRSLIYQYKIQDKNVTFFAKGLSPAVL from the exons ATGTTCCCTGAGCTTAATAACTTGCTGAATGTCAGCCCTGAGAAGCCAGAGCAG gGGACATTTACTCTCCTCTGCAATAACAAGACAGATGGAAGCTTCCTCGTGCACCACTTCCTCTCCTTTTACCTCAAAG ctAACTGTAAGGTTTGCTTTGTGGCTCTTCTGCAGTCCTTCAGTCATTATAATATTGTAGGTCAAAAGCTG GGAGTCAATCTGATTGCTGCCCGAGATCGGGGACAGCTGGTATTCCTGGAAGGCCTGAAGTCCACTGTTGAAATCCTCTTTGGGTCAGAGGAACAGCCAAACACCCTCAAGTTTTTCAG GGAATCTGACACAGACCTGAAGTCCTTGTTTGAGTTGGTGCACAAAGCTCTGACCCCCTCGGGTGATGGTGATGCTGCTTCATGGAAATTCCCAGTGCTTTTGGTGGATGACCTGAGTGTCCTGCTCAGCCTGGGGGTGCGAGCAGTGGCTGTTCTGGACTTCATCCAGTCCTGTAGAGCTACTGTCTGCTGGCAGTTGAAG GGAAATGTGGTAGCTTTGGTGCATGACAGTGACAAGACAGAGGATGAGGAGAATGCATTGCTAATGAATGCTCTCGGTCACCAAAGCAGCTTGATCCTCCGGGCTGAGGGATTGCTCACCGGATTCTGCAAGGATGTTCATGGGCAG TTGAAAATCCTGTGGAGAGGATTGCAGCAGCCAAAGGCTGAGCAGACTCGGAGTCTTATTTATCAATACAAAATACAGGATAAGAATGTGACCTTCTTTGCTAAAGGACTATCTCCTGCTGTGCTGTGA